Proteins from one Ranitomeya variabilis isolate aRanVar5 chromosome 1, aRanVar5.hap1, whole genome shotgun sequence genomic window:
- the LOC143793925 gene encoding uncharacterized protein LOC143793925, with protein sequence MGPAGVSATQKELLFLQENQTRIMSFLKNMESPLVSLQSADPGIAPQLAALQQELGQQRDTQAHILNFMASVNDRLLSLQNIASVPTPASAPQPSPRLARPPRYGGDPKSCRGFLNQCQLHFELSPLLFPTDRAKVAFVVSHLEGEALAWVNPLWERDDPLVSQLNLFLDTFRKVFDEPGHLVSTTESLFNLHQGTLSVAQYAIRFRTLSSDLGWNNEALVGAFGVVCLHRLRMSWRDGTLPPLWMILSPWLYASICAFRSALVSSSERGDRFARLLPHLGLLLLPKLHRLSLHHLPNPCSSIASSLPSNAARKDSHKVYAFIVAAPRISYAPVLRSRSRETPPPRTGKRGLPRWL encoded by the coding sequence atgggccccgctggtgtctccgccactcaaaaggagttactttttttgcaggaaaaccagactaggatcatgtcgtttctaaaaaatatggagtctcccCTTGTGTCCCTACAGTCTGCAGATCCTGGTATTGCCCCGCAGTTGGCCGCCCTTCAGCAGGAGCTTggccaacaacgggacactcaggcccatattttgaattttatggcctccgtAAATGATCGGCTTCTCTCCCTCCAGAATATTGCCTCCGTTCCTACTCCAGCCTCTGCGCCACAACCTTCtccccgacttgctagacctcctcggtatggtggggatcctaaatcgTGCCGCGGCTTTCTTAATCAGTGTCAGCTGCATTTTGAATTATCCCCACTACTTTTCCctactgaccgagctaaggtggcttttgtagtttcccatttggagggtgaggctttggcatgggttaatcccctctgggaacgtgatgatcctttggtctcccaactcaatctgTTCCTAGATACCtttcgcaaggtatttgatgaacctggtcatCTGGTCTCTACTACAGAATCCCTTTTCAACCTTCACCAGGGTACTCTCTCTGTAgcccagtacgccatccgtttccggactttATCCTCAgatttagggtggaacaatgaggctttggttggggcATTTGGCGTAGTTTGTCTTCacagattaaggatgagctggcgggacgggacactcccacctctttggatgatcttatctccttggctaTACGCATCGatttgcgctttcaggagcgctctTGTGAGCTCGTCAGAGAGAGGAGACCGCTTCGCCAGACTTCTGCCACACTTGGGACTTCTTCTGCTTCCCAAACTGCATCGGTTGTCTCTGCATCATCTCCCGAACCCATGCAGTTCGATCGCCTCAAGTCTTCCGAGCAACGCCGCAAGGAAAGACTCGCACAAGgtctatgcttttattgtggcagcgcctCGCATCTCTTACGCTCCTGTCCTCAGAAgccgaagccgggaaacgcctccgcctaggacaggtaagagaggccttcctaggtggttatga